The sequence below is a genomic window from Ruminococcus albus AD2013.
AAAAACAGGAATATTATTAATTTTTATATCCTCAACAAAAACGTGAGAACACCACCAAATGAGATGATCGTTAATAGCTTCCTCTATTGTATTTTCATCACCGCTGCAATAACTACAGCATTCTCTCAGCTCATTTACCGCTTCTTCGTATGTGCTAAATTCTTTGAGCGGAAGCCTGTGTTTCCAGCAATCTGCACGATACTTCCCTTCTACAAAGCTAATTTCTGTGTATCCGTAATCTTTTTCTTCGTCATTTTCAATGATATCAAATTCATCATCAAATACGCTGCTTGGTTTAATTTCTACAGAATCTTCATTGATGGGATAGCAGGAGATCGAATCTTTACCTGTTCTATAAAGCTTTCTTACATATGGTATTTCAATTATCTCTACCTTATCTACTTCAAGACATATCCCTAGACCGCTTCCGTTGTTCCATTTTGCGTGAACAGTCCCAACGTCATCAACTTCAGTGACAGTACCGCAGGTATTATCCGGAACAGGATGATATGGATCATCCATGTGAATTAGCTTCACTCTAGTTCCCGGGAGATAT
It includes:
- a CDS encoding DUF4314 domain-containing protein; translated protein: MLDVKSIKEKYLPGTRVKLIHMDDPYHPVPDNTCGTVTEVDDVGTVHAKWNNGSGLGICLEVDKVEIIEIPYVRKLYRTGKDSISCYPINEDSVEIKPSSVFDDEFDIIENDEEKDYGYTEISFVEGKYRADCWKHRLPLKEFSTYEEAVNELRECCSYCSGDENTIEEAINDHLIWWCSHVFVEDIKINNIPVFDLSDGEIKNLLDRGFSGNRIFIRRI